In a single window of the Oscarella lobularis chromosome 2, ooOscLobu1.1, whole genome shotgun sequence genome:
- the LOC136200011 gene encoding DNA-dependent metalloprotease SPRTN-like has translation MSAAQSDEDLALALQASYDEENRAEKVGDIASDVSIVDEYWEFADPIPDIHELFVQFDEIFFWKKLVGCEVKWSPRMTLCAGMCYYEGYGGLCSIRLSQPLLKLRPRRDLVETLLHEMIHAYLFVTQNNKDHDGHGPEFQSHMRRINEKTGSNISIYHNFHNEVNVYRQHWWKCTGPCRNRPPLYGIIKRAVNRAPSPRDYWWARHEKNCGGSFEKIKEPDGYKDKRKRKRVERGEGEGESEKSIKQKAITGFFSKKKDEVENRSEKRSDVEDHFKSLGKGSVLGGRHNDSDKGSCSSLLRDDVQCFVACPVCKERIADDSINGHLDSCLA, from the exons ATGTCCGCGGCGCAGTCCGACGAAGACTTGGCGTTGGCTCTTCAAGCGTcgtacgacgaagagaatcgCGCCGAAAAGGTTGGCGACATTGCTTCAGACGTATCGATTGTGGATGAATACTGGGAATTTGCCGATCCAATACCGGACATTCACGAGCTCTTCGTCCAGTTCGACGAGATATTCTTCTGGAAGAAACTCGTCGGCTGCGAAGTGAAATGGAGTCCTAGAATGACGCT TTGTGCCGGGATGTGCTACTACGAGGGCTATGGGGGTCTTTGTTCGATTCGGCTTAGTCAGCCTCTACTAAAATTGAGACCACGACGGGATCTAGTGGAAACTCTTCTG CACGAAATGATTCACGCTTATCTGTTTGTGACTCAAAATAATAAG GATCATGATGGTCACGGACCAGAATTCCAATCGCACATGCGCAGAATTAACGAGAAAACAGGATCTAATATATCA ATTTATCACAATTTTCATAATGAG GTTAACGTGTACAGACAGCATTGGTGGAAATGTACGGGACCATGTCGAAATCGTCCCCCGCTTTATGGAATTATAAAACGGGCTGTAAATCGCGCTCCCTCGCCGAGGGACTATTGGTGGGCAAGGCACGAAAAAAACTGCGGTGGCTCGTTTGAGAAGATCAAAGAGCCTGATGGGTACAAGGAtaaacgaaagcgaaagcgcgttgaaagaggagaaggagaaggggAGAGcgagaaatcaataaagcAAAAAGCAATTAcgggatttttttcaaagaaaaaggacgaaGTTGAGAATCGGTCAGAAAAACGTAGCGACGTCGAGGACCATTTTAAGTCGCTAGGGAAAGGAAGTGTTTTGGGCGGTCGTCATAATGACAGTGACAAAGGCAGTTGTTCGTCTCTACTAAGGGATGATGTACAGTGCTTTGTTGCATGTCCTGTGTGTAAGGAGCGCATTGCAGACGATTCTATTAATGGTCACTTGGATAGTTGTCTTGCGTAG
- the LOC136200008 gene encoding lipase maturation factor 1-like: protein MAAELRRRKREDPQKEPANESSDVSTDVIDSARDVEQLKGSYWLTRIVFLRFLAFIYVVAFLVAWHQNKELLGANGLFPADTFLNRVKSHYDGVNWDSIGLVPTLLWLTDYETNLDLMLDVLALAGLALAAVVLFLGAANMIVMTSLWILYHSIVNIGQRWYSFGWESQLLETGFLAIFLCPLVSLKPIQEKSPTSRIVIWGYQWLICRIMLGAGLIKIRGDPCWRELTCMDYHYETQPVPNPFSYYLHQSPSPIHRLETLGNHFIELVAPFFLLIPYRRRFWVTAFGAIQIFFQVVLIISGNLSFLNWLTIAPCIFCFDDYAVSPLFTMKTKQKALEINQKPKQRLSLTQHIRRGVNWTIGLLIAYLSIRVVQNLVSDNQVMNTSFDSLRIVNTYGAFGSITKVRNEVVFQGTRNETISRDNDGLWEEFEFKCKPGRTNRRPCFISPYHYRLDWLMWFAAFQNYKYNPWIVHLAAKFLAGDHSVDTLIERNPFSEGDPPRFVRAMLYHYEYTRIGSPEAAAGHWWKREIKALYLPPVQLEQLTEIIKAHGWKTEKSKSSP from the exons ATGGCCGCCGAGCTTCGACGGAGAAAGCGCGAGGATCCTCAGAAAGAGCCAGCCAACGAAAGCAGTGACGTGTCAACCGATGTCATAGATAGTGCACGAGATGTCGAACAGCTCAAGGGCAGCTACTGGCTTACGCGAATCGTCTTTCTACGCTTCCTTGCTTTCATTTACG tcgtcgcctttctcgtcGCCTGGCACCAAAACAAGGAGCTCCTCGGCGCAAACGGTCTCTTTCCGGCCGACACGTTTCTGAATCGCGTCAAGAGCCATTACGACGGCGTCAACTGGGACTCGATCGGTCTCGTACCGACGCTTCTCTGGTTGACCGACTACGAAACGAATCTCGATTTGATGCTCGACGTTCTCGCGCTCGCCGgtctcgctctcgccgccgtcgttctttttcttggcgCGGCAAACATGATCGTCATGACGTCGTTGTGGATTCTGTATCATTCGATAGTCAATATTGGTCAAAGATG GTACTCGTTTGGTTGGGAGTCTCAGCTACTCGAAACCGGCTTCTTGGCTATATTTCTCTGTCCCCTCGTCTCCTTGAAACCGATCCAAGAAAAAAGTCCGACGTCTCGCATTGTCATATGGGGATACCAGTGGCTCATATGTCGAATCATGTTGGGAGCC GGTTTGATTAAAATCCGCGGAGATCCGTGCTGGCGCGAGTTGACCTGCATGGATTATCACTACGAG ACTCAACCGGTACCCAATCCTTTTAGCTACTATTTGCACcagtcgccttcgccgattCATCGACTCGAGACGCTTGGGAATCATTTTATTGAGCTGGTTGCGCCCTTCTTTCTTCTGATTCCATACAGACGTCGATTCTGGGTGACAGCGTTTGGAGCAATTCAAATCTTTTTTCAG GTggttttaattattagcGGAAATTTGAGCTTTCTCAATTGGCTGACAATTGCGCCATGCATCTTTTGTTTCGATGACTATGCCGTTTCGCCGCTATTTACTATGAAAACGAAGCAAAAGGCGCTCGAAATCAATCAGAAACCAAAACAAAGACTGAGTCTCA CTCAGCACATACGCAGAGGTGTCAATTGGACGATAGGTCTTCTGATAGCATATCTGAGTATAAGGGTTGTCCAGAATCTGGTATCGGACAACCAGGTGATGAATACATCATTTGATTCCTTGCGAATAGTGAACACATACGGAGCATTTGGAAG CATTACCAAAGTGAGAAATGAAGTTGTATTTCAAGGCACACGCAATGAGACGATCTCGAGAGACAACGACGGTCTGTGGGAGGAATTCGAGTTCAAGTGCAAACCGGGAAGAACGAACCGACGTCCGTGTTTCATATCACCTTATCACTATCGACTTGATTGGCTCATGTGGTTCGCCGCCTTTCAG AATTATAAGTACAACCCGTGGATCGTTCATTTGGCTGCAAAATTTCTCGCTGGAGATCATTCTGTAGACACGTTGATTGAAAGGAATCCGTTCTCTGAGGGTGATCCTCCGCG TTTTGTTAGGGCTATGCTTTATCATTATGAATACACAAGAATTGGAAGTCCCGAAGCGGCGGCTGGTCACTGgtggaaaagagaaatcaagGCGCTATATCTCCCTCCTGTTCAATTAGAACAATTGACGGAAATAATCAAGGCGCATGGAtggaagacggagaaaagcAAATCGAGTCCTTAG